One Palaemon carinicauda isolate YSFRI2023 chromosome 5, ASM3689809v2, whole genome shotgun sequence DNA window includes the following coding sequences:
- the LOC137640770 gene encoding craniofacial development protein 2-like, translated as MVADINSKIGNDRRGYEDMMREFGLGERNERGQRKLEFCQGKPLCITNNYFYHREQHRYTWTHPDGIHKNCNDYILINKKWRTLVMGMKVMRGADFGTSHKLLLAKIRIKFRTDRGKNQELVRYNVDEVKAEEVKTALKVRVGGRLEPLTGLKTTEKKWCQGRNIIRQEAESILVGHSRTLFTTVHRLTRGWKNNGIALSDADGNKLSATGDVEKIWKTHYEEQLKGSVRRVTEDDYPELRGELWNIQEIPDILIEELKKAVGAMSSGKAPEINGIPKELLGADGEMVERWLCDLCNDIEDG; from the exons ATGGTGGCCGATATTAacagtaaaatcggaaatgacaggagaggctacgaggatatGATGAGAGAGTTCGGtttgggtgaaagaaatgagagaggtcAAAGGAAgctggaattttgccagggtaagcCACTTTGTATAACAAATAATTACTTTTATCacagagaacagcacagatacacatggacacacccagatggaattcataagaactgcaatgattatatccttataaataagaaatGGAGAACGTTAGTGATGGGGAtgaaagtgatgaggggagcagactttggaacatcacataaACTATTACTTGCAAAAATTCGCATCAAATTTCGGACAGATAGAGGAAAAAATCAAGAACTAGTGAGGTATAATGTGGATGAGGTAAAGGctgaggaagtaaaaactgccttaaaagtaagagtaggaggacgtttagAACCACTAACAGGACTCAAAACAACAGAGAAAAAGTGGTGTCAGGGAAGAAACATAATCAGACAGGAAGCTGAGAGTATTTT AGTCGGCCATTCAAGAACGCTATTCACTACAGTTCACAGactaacaaggggttggaaaaacaatggaattgctctgAGCGATGCAGATGGTAACAAGTTATCAGCAACaggtgatgttgagaagatctggaaaacgcactacgaggaacaactaaaaggaagtgtgAGACGGGTAACAGAAGATGATTATCCAGAACTAAGGGgggagctatggaacatacaggaaataCCAGATATCTTGATAGAAGAACTTAAAAAAGCTGTTGGAGCTATGTCAAGTGGTAAAGCCCCAGAAATAAATGgaataccaaaggaattgcttggaGCTgatggtgaaatggtagaaagatggttgtgtgacttATGCAACGATATAGAAGATGGATAA